In Hemitrygon akajei chromosome 9, sHemAka1.3, whole genome shotgun sequence, the following are encoded in one genomic region:
- the LOC140732875 gene encoding uncharacterized protein — translation MAHQRVHTGELPFTCSDCGKGFTKSSQLLRHQSVHTGERPFTCSDCGKGFTQSSDLLSHQSVHTGERPFTCSICGKRFTHSSTLQRHQRVHSREKLFTCSVCGKGFTCSSHLQRHQRVHTGERPFTCSDCGKGFAQSSTLLAHQSVHTGEWRFTCSECGKGFTQSSDLLAHQSVHSGEWPFNCSDCGKGFTRSSALLAHQQVHTEEWPFTCSECGKGFTRSSHLQRHQRVHTGEKPFTCSVCGKGFSQLSSLQSHQRVHTGEKPFTCSDCGKGFTHSSTLLIHQRVHTGERPFSCCECGKAFARSSHLQIHQRVHTGERPFTCYECGKRFTRLSHLQTHQRVHTGERPFTCCECGKAFTRSSVLLKHQRVHTG, via the coding sequence atggctcaccagcgagttcacaccggggagctgccgttcacctgctcagactgtgggaagggattcactaaatcatctcagctactgagacaccagtcagttcacactggggagaggccgttcacctgctcagactgtgggaagggattcactcagtcatcggaCCTACTAagtcatcagtcagttcacactggggagaggccgttcacctgctcaatctgtgggaagagattcactcactcttccactctacagagacatcagcgagttcacagtagggagaagctgttcacctgctcagtctgtgggaagggattcacttgctcatcccacctacagagacaccagcgagttcacactggggagaggccattcacctgctcagactgtggaaagggattcgctcagtcatccaccctattggcacatcagtcagttcacactggggagtggcggttcacctgctcagaatgtgggaaaggattcactcagtcatccgacctactagcacaccagtcagttcacagtggggagtggcctttcaactgctcagactgtggaaagggattcactcggtcatctgccctgttggcacaccagcaagttcacactgaggagtggcctttcacttgctcagaatgtggaaagggattcactcgatcatctcatctgcagagacatcagcgagttcacactggagagaagccgttcacctgctcagtttgtgggaagggattcagtcagttatcttcactacagagtcaccagcgagttcacactggagagaagccgttcacctgctcagactgtggaaagggattcactcactcttccaccctattgatacaccagcgagttcacactggggagagaccattcagctgctgtgaatgtgggaaagcATTCGCTCGGTCATCTCATCTGCAGatacaccaacgagttcacactggggagaggccgttcacctgctacgaatgtgggaagagattcactcggttatctcatctacagacacaccagcgagttcacactggggagaggccgttcacctgctgtgaatgtgggaaggcattcacacgatcatctgttctactgaaacaccagcgagttcacactgggtag